In Patescibacteria group bacterium, a single window of DNA contains:
- a CDS encoding type II toxin-antitoxin system HicA family toxin, which yields MSQKRSHTKYRKTNHKTLTVIVPANRKEIPSGTFKSILRQANLSAKEF from the coding sequence GTGTCACAAAAAAGAAGTCACACCAAATATCGCAAAACAAATCACAAAACTCTGACTGTTATAGTTCCAGCAAATAGAAAAGAAATTCCTTCCGGAACTTTTAAATCAATTTTACGCCAAGCCAATTTATCAGCAAAAGAATTTTAA
- a CDS encoding HD domain-containing protein, with amino-acid sequence MNKKIIQEVKNFVETECKKPTSKYGYEPYPFHFVPVVNYAQKLAKELGGDLEIVTIASYLHDIGSIIYGRENHHLTGAKIAEKKLQELNYPKEKIEKVKNCILHHRGSKNYQRLSIEEQIVVEADCLSAFDNLSGILKAAFICENLDQGQAKISARTKLENKWKQLKFKNSKIIIKPKFEAAMLLLK; translated from the coding sequence ATGAACAAAAAAATTATTCAAGAAGTAAAAAATTTTGTTGAAACAGAATGCAAAAAACCTACCAGCAAATATGGCTATGAACCTTATCCATTCCATTTTGTGCCAGTTGTAAATTATGCCCAAAAATTAGCAAAAGAACTTGGAGGAGATCTTGAAATAGTTACAATTGCTAGCTATCTTCATGACATTGGCTCAATAATTTATGGTCGAGAAAATCACCATCTTACAGGAGCCAAAATTGCTGAAAAAAAATTGCAAGAATTAAATTATCCAAAAGAAAAAATAGAAAAAGTTAAAAATTGCATCTTGCATCATCGAGGATCAAAAAATTATCAACGATTAAGCATAGAAGAACAAATTGTTGTTGAAGCTGACTGCTTAAGCGCCTTTGACAACTTGTCAGGAATTTTAAAAGCTGCCTTTATTTGTGAGAATCTAGATCAAGGACAAGCAAAAATTTCAGCCAGAACAAAATTAGAAAATAAATGGAAACAATTAAAATTTAAAAATTCTAAAATAATCATCAAACCAAAATTTGAAGCAGCAATGCTACTCTTAAAATAA
- a CDS encoding M23 family metallopeptidase, with protein MSKLFKIILIILSILIAAVLTSLAIYFVFFNNKNEISNQTFQQNLNIINPDTNTNSEPQSQFTYPIQNFKTNQTKKTFDQFITAENSPIQPERFSGYHAGADIEINPDQIDQDVPIYAIEDAQVVYLGYVSGYGGVIILQGNVNNQPVTFLYGHIKLSSVNLSVGDQVSNGQQIGILGDQYSTETDRERKHLHFAIHKGSNIELRGYVNNEAELQNWYNPNDIIK; from the coding sequence ATGTCCAAACTATTCAAAATCATTTTAATAATACTTTCCATCTTAATTGCCGCAGTCTTAACAAGCTTGGCAATTTATTTTGTCTTTTTTAATAACAAAAATGAAATTTCAAATCAAACTTTTCAACAAAATCTTAATATTATAAATCCTGACACAAATACAAATTCAGAACCGCAATCTCAATTCACATATCCAATCCAAAATTTCAAAACTAATCAAACCAAAAAAACTTTTGACCAATTTATAACAGCCGAAAATTCACCAATTCAACCAGAAAGATTTTCTGGCTATCATGCAGGAGCTGATATCGAAATCAATCCTGATCAAATTGATCAAGACGTTCCAATCTATGCTATTGAAGATGCTCAAGTTGTTTATCTTGGCTATGTTTCTGGTTATGGCGGTGTAATTATCTTGCAAGGAAACGTCAATAATCAACCAGTCACCTTTTTGTATGGACATATTAAATTATCTTCTGTAAACTTATCTGTTGGCGATCAAGTTAGCAATGGCCAGCAAATTGGAATTTTAGGTGATCAATATTCAACTGAAACAGATAGAGAAAGAAAACATCTCCATTTCGCAATTCACAAAGGATCAAACATTGAATTACGAGGATACGTTAACAATGAAGCAGAACTTCAAAATTGGTATAATCCAAACGATATCATTAAATAG